A window of Peromyscus eremicus chromosome 23, PerEre_H2_v1, whole genome shotgun sequence genomic DNA:
CACACTGACTTTTGGTCTCCCTGCAGGGTGGTGGCATGGAGGCGCGATTCACGCGCGGGAAGTCGGCGCTGCTGGAGCGCGCGCTGGTGCGGCCACGCACCGAGGTGAGCCTGAGCGCCTTTGCCCTTCTCTTCTCCGAGCTGGTGCAGCACTGCCAGAGCCGGGTCTTCTCGGTGGCTGAGCTTCAGGCACGCCTGGCCGCGCTAGGCCGCCAGGTGGGTGCCCGCGTCTTGGATGCCCTGGTGGCCCGCGAAAAGGGTGCCCGGCGGGAGACCAAGGTGCTGGGTGCGCTGCTGTTCGTCAAGGGTGCGGTGTGGAAGGCGCTCTTCGGCAAGGAGGCCGACAAGCTGGAGCAGGCCAATGATGACGCTCGCACGTTCTACATCATTGAGAGGGAGCCGCTTATCAACACCTACATCTCAGTGCCCAAGGAGAACAGCACGCTGAACTGTGCCAGCTTCACGGCGGGCATCGTGGAGGCCGTGCTTACGCACAGCGGCTTCCCCGCCAAGGTTACAGCACACTGGCACAAGGGGACCACACTCATGATCAAGTTCGAAGAGGCCGTTATCGCCCGAGATCGGGCCCTGGAGGGACGCTGACCCCACAGGAGATAAAGGATGAGCAGATCCTGTTCCCAAGCTTGTGTTGTGTCTTGTGTAGGGGCGCCAGATCTGCCCACACCCTGATCCGGGTCCTGAGTCCCAGGCTGAGGGAGTCTGGAGGCAAGTGTGTCAGGCACAGGTGGAGAGTGAAGAAGTGGACAACGGGCT
This region includes:
- the Trappc5 gene encoding trafficking protein particle complex subunit 5 — translated: MEARFTRGKSALLERALVRPRTEVSLSAFALLFSELVQHCQSRVFSVAELQARLAALGRQVGARVLDALVAREKGARRETKVLGALLFVKGAVWKALFGKEADKLEQANDDARTFYIIEREPLINTYISVPKENSTLNCASFTAGIVEAVLTHSGFPAKVTAHWHKGTTLMIKFEEAVIARDRALEGR